Genomic DNA from Schistocerca serialis cubense isolate TAMUIC-IGC-003099 chromosome 5, iqSchSeri2.2, whole genome shotgun sequence:
gaagacagaaatataaaaatgcaacgaatgaagcaggcaaaagggaatacaaatctcTAAAACAAGATTGATAAGAATTGCCCAAtggataagcaggaatggctagaggacaagtgtaaggactTCAAAACATATTATTCTATGTGGAAGATAGATGCTACCTACAGAAAAATTACTCTTGGAGAAAAGGGAACTACCTGTATGAGTAACAAGTGCACAGATGAAAAACCAGacctaagccaagaagggaaagcagaaatgtggaaggaattgtttctatacaagggagatgcacttgggggcaatattatggaaatggaggtggatgtagatgaaatgggagatgtgatactgtgtgaagaattagaCAGAACACTTGAAAGATATAATAGAAACATGGCCCTGTCAACTGTTCAGTCTGGTGTGTGAGATGAGAGACAAGTTAAATACCCTCagacattcaagaagaatgtaataattcccattccaaagtaagcaggtgtgtCAATATTACTGGATGATCAGTTTactaagttatggttgcaaaatactactaCAAATTCCAGCGTCTTGGGCCGGAATGCTGAATTATTTAGCTAAGTTAGCTGACAAATTTGCTTGGCCAAAGTTCTTTCATAGGGAGGGGATCTGGAAATACTAGATATTAATCATCTTCTTGTTTCAGTATTTGCAGAAACTGGGCATGCCTTCAAAATGGCAGATGGTTGATGTACTTGGGTTGGATCCAGAGTTGCTACCCTCTGTGCCACGCCCTGCTCTTGCAATTATTCTACTGTTTCCTACATCACCAAAGGTAATTAGAATAAGTTAAATTGTTCAATGGTTTTTCTGATGTTTAGGTATGAACATATCAGGCTGAAATAGATTAAAGTACAGCTACCTGATTAATACATTGTTTCCAAAATATTTCTAAGTTTTTATAGAACTAATATTGCTACTTCATTATAAATGCTACTGTTGGGCCTTGGGTTTCACTGCTACATTAAAATTTGATTTAGTGGTACCTTTTTAAGAACTTTTTTACTCAAAAAAGTACATCAATGTGAATTTGCATTAGTTATCAAAAATTACATTTCAGATCATAAGATTTACTTTCCTGTCTTCTTCAAAGTTGTAAATCTGGTTATTCAGCCACATCTACTATTCAACGTTAACAAATGTTGATTGTGGGTCAGTGGCCTTTGTCCACACCCACAATAAAGCCAGCTATCTTGGGGTATAACATATTTAGTGTAATAGGAGACACCACTGAAACTGGAAGAAAAGAAGCAAGGAAGCATTAGTTTTAATGTCCTATCGACAACAATGTCTTTAGATAGAGCAGAAGCTTGACTTAatttaggatggggaaggaaactgaccctgctcatttcaaaggaaccaccctggcatttgcctggagcaattaaatttaaattaaactTCCAAAGGCAATAATGCTGGGCTGTCATTTTGTGACACTCTTAACCTGTTCTCATCTTGTACCAGTAAGATACTTCCTTCATGCCTTTTAAGTATGTTTCCTACTTAGTTCCCTTGTATTACCTGCATTTATAAAACATGAAAGGGAATTCATAACCTAACAAAAATGAGATAGATCTACCTGAAAGCCATAACTCTTAACCCTTGGGGTGCTATTGGCTGAATAGTTGCAGCTTTGAAGTTGGTGGTTTGACAGCTGAAGAGGTGATGGATACAGGGACTGTGGTGTTGACGGATGGACAGCAAAGAATAAAATTTCAGAGTTTATCCAGTTGCTGAATTTCAAATTTGACTAAGAATTATTAGCTGTTAATCATCAAAATTGAACAAAAGGAATGGATGGTACTTAAATGGTATTAAAGCAGATGGGTAGTGTCAAATGAAATTAGTCAGGTTCTCTGGAGGGCAATTGGAGCTAAGCTACTTAGTGTTAAAAATAGTCACTACATGATCTGGAGACTGCTGATAAAATCTGTAGTcacaaaaattagattttcagaAACATGAACAAATACAGGGCAAGGCCCTAAAATAATGCAAGAAATTTGTGTATGGATTGAAAGGGAATTTGGCACAGGTTAGCCTTTGCTCTTAAAATCCCAGGTTTTTCAAGTAGGCCTATATCTAATTTTCCAGTCCTTTTGGTTAAACCTGTAAGTAATGCACACCTAGGTTATCTGGTTTTATTAAAGTGACAATTATTTTTGTGCTTAGTATTTGCTGAATGAATGTGGAAGTTTGTGTTGTGAGGACCCATAGTAACAAGAAGTCCTGTGAGGTAGttactgtatagcagtcagatttgAGATATGCTTGAACAAGAACTTACATAAAGTTTGTGAACTGACACTGCAGAACGGCTTGACTATTCTTTTTTACGTATTATTATTCTTAGTTATTCTGAAATATACTGCAGAAAATGGGAGAGCATGTAGAGTAAAAAACCCTCTGAGTGCCATGTGCCAGGTAttgttcttatggtgaagagaacagTGCATAGTTCTCACAAAAGGCCCTGAATGTGATATTTCAAAGAGCTTTCATCTCTCActgtcaaaatttatttttaaaattgtcaTCTCACTGGTGTGCTCAATGTGAGAAgtcatttactagttctttgtgTCGGAAACTATGCACACTGTAGTTGGTTACAGTTCTTGCACTGAGTTTTCTGTAATACACAAATTAATGCCGTCCTCCTCACTACATTATTTCACTTCTTCTGCAATGACTTTGGATCACCTTGATTGCTTAGTGACAGATCTTGCATACGTATTAAGATAAGTAACTGATCCAAAACACCCATGTTCTGCCATTTTCCAATTAGATGTAAGTTTGTTCCCTGATCTTTCTTGCTTGTGGACAACTTTGTTTTGTGTTTTCCATGTATGAAATTAACTGATCTTCGGCTGTTACGCTAATTCTGTAAAGTTCCAACTTGCACAAGAGTATTGTTGTCAACAAATTAAGTGCATTTGTTAAATTAAAAGATAACTGCTGCCACAAACTGAAGATTTAGCACTGACAGTGACTTATGCTCAAGAATTGCATGTTTAATGCTCATTCTGTGAAGCCAGACTGCAGGCCTAACAGCAAAATGTGTAATGAAACGTCATTATCACACATTCTCAAAAATCTTTAGAAATAATGGCACCAAAAATATTAACCTGTAATTGTTTTGGATCCTAGTGACTGAGCAGGGAAAGTGTGAGACTGTACTATTACAGGAAGTGACTGGGACCAACAATAAGAAATATGACTTAATTCAAACATACACAGCGGGTGAAGAAGCAACTGAAAAACACTGTGGCTAACACAGTTGTGAAATAGGGCTAATTAAATGCTTCGAATAGCCTAACAGTGAGTCAGAGGAATGGAAAACGAAACATTGTGGTTGTAAAACTGTTAAAGAAGATAAAGATAAAAACTTCCAACTTTGAGCCAGACTGGGACTTGGGCATGGGACTTTTGTTTGTTCTCAGAATTGAGAACGGAAGAAGAGTCACACTTAGCTAATGTATATTTGAATGCATGTGTGCGTGCACAgtaattaatcttattctcacaatccctatgtgattGAAttattgaaactttgttaattACTTTCTTATGATAATTGACATCAGTctgtcttccagttcaatttcttcagcatccgTCTCCCATGAACCAAAGAaacttgtgctgcccttctctgtatacattaaatATCTTctgctagtcctatctggtacaggtcccacactcttgagcaatattctagaaataGTTGCAGAAGTGATTTGGAAGTAATGACCTTTGTAAACTGATGGCatgtccccagtattctaccagtaatgttgtgtctacacctgctttacccatgactgagcctatgtgataattccatttcataatcCTACAAAGTGTTACCCCAAGGTATTTCTCTGCATCATGTTGAAATCTTACCAAtatctgactggatatttatgcagcttctttcaggtagtacttcattatggACAACTGAATTATCTGCAAAAGGccttgattttactattaatattgtctgcaaattgAAAAATTTCCACACCGATTGGTGGACTGACCGCTTTCACAATTTTTCTCCTGTCATGCCTCTGCTGAGTGATAACTAATTAGAATGGGTATTATTGAAAGTTTTTAGGGGACTATAGTGGTTTTGGATTctttaaaaatacaataaaactaAAGTATATCCTTTTAGATTTGCTTCAGAGTTTTTATATTGCCATTGGACATTGCGGAGTCTTCTGGATTAACTAATAATTTCTCACGAAGGACAGGACAATGTTCTTAACCATCTGTAtgcttttattttgaaaatttgttgttgAAATCATGAAGTCTATCAATAATTCTTCACCTGCCAAAGCACTCTCAACTGTAGTTCGGAATGGACTTGATAACTTTAACTGACAAGTGATATTCTTTGTATAAGTATTCCACTATAGTGAGGTGGTGATGTGATTAGTGTTTTAATCTTTTGCTAAGAATGGTGTTTAATCCCATTTTAGGTTGTCTGTAATGGCCCAAATGTGTATCGAACAACTGTGACGTATATACATTTTCCTTCATTCTTCATGTACTGATTTAGTATTAAGTCATTGGCATTTCAATGGATCTTCCTTCTAATAAAGTGTACATTGTTAATAATTACAGTTGAGTAAAATGTGATTTTTCCTTGTATAGTAAATAGCTATAGGTGGTTTCATCAGATTCTTTTTGTTTCTAGTATGAAGAACATAAGACTCAGCAGGAGGAAGAagttaaggagaagggacaaactgtttctgaaaatgtattttatttgaaacaagtTGTTGAAAATGCATGTGGTACAATTGCTCTCATCCACAGTGTTGCAAACAACACTGATAAGTAAGTACAATTTTTTGTAATACATGAAGCTCTAAATTTTCTGACAGTGTAAACTTATGCTATGTTATCGTGCAGGATCCAGTTGGGTGATGGCCATCTGAAACAATTCTTGGAAGATGCTCAAGCCCTTAATCCTGATGAACGTGGTGAACTCTTGCAGAAGGCAGATGGAATAATTAACACACACAAGCAGCTTGCTTTGGAAGGCCAGACTGAGGTAGAGGAAGTAGACTACATTAATTTGTGTAGCTGTTAAATGTGTCAATGCTTACAAATGTGTAGATAATACTTATTAATTGCCATTTGATGGCAACTGACGCTGTATGGTAACTTTTAATCACAAAGCTTGAAGATCCTTTCTTGATAAACAAAGGATTGAAAAAATTTCTTTGGCAAAGAACAAAACAAAGAACTTAAAGGAAAATGTTGAACAACTCTTTCATTTGTGGAGTTAAATTCTACTTCATTACTTCCTGTTAATTAATTTTCCATGTATTGTCTGAAAAATTTTACGTACTGCTTACCTTTTTTAACCCTAGAACACTGGGGGTGGGGATGTTACATTGCTATTAAACCATCGTATAAGTACAAAATGTTTGCTTTCATACCCTACTGCAGTTGTAAATTTTGTGTGGGTTTAGTAGTAAGCGAGGGTAAAACATGTAAGAAACTGAATGTATCAGAATTAGGAATTGGAGTCGTCAGTGAGAGGGAAACAGCAAGGAGCATATAGTCAAATCTTGAGGATTCTTGCTTTACTTAAACATCACTCAGCAACTGAGAATGCTTGGCCTAAGTGGCAGTATGTCATTGATGTAGTGGTTCATGTGTGGTCCAGGTCTTTTGTGAAAGCCATTAAAATTGCGGTAAGATGAAATAGTATCACACAATACTACGACATCAGTATATTCCCTTGATTTGACAGCTAACAATACAGTCCAGTATCTGCACTCATTTGGCCCCATGAAATTTGTGGCAACTCTTGTGTGTTTCTGGGAGCAgtaacagttaaaataatttaagtTCTTGGTTCCAGAACCAGTCTCACTATTATTTCCTGCCAGGAAAATGTCAAATGTATGGTAGTCtttttgtgcctgtttgcaacacaCCATCTTTCTATGGTGAGAAGCAGtcaatcctttccataatattgttaataataaaGATTCATAGAACATCAGTATAAGAAGTGGGATATGTGGTTTCCATCGGTCTTTAGCTGACTCTGAGAAAGACAGTCCTAAATTTCCCTTGTTCTAGACCTACAGAAACATGTCAGAGCTACCAGTGCTCAGGAGGCAGTTTTCAAAGCTTGATCCCTCAAATAGGTGCAGACATAGAATACGTCGGCCTTCCTAACGCATAATGGAAATGTTAGTTTCTGACTTGTATGCCCACATATTAATCACTCTTTGGCAGTTTATTCGTAAGTTGTACCTTTCAATGAAGCTGTCTGTGGCTCAGTGCTGACATTGATCTGACTTGGAAACTTGAATGTACTTCAACTTTCCTTTCCAAAATTCACTAAACTGTTGACACACTTAACTGTAGATTGTCTTACTTATCTGCAGAAGTCAAAAGCACATTAGAAAATGCATGTACTTTATGTATTGTGTGTTACAGGCTCATAACTATTAGACCTTTTGTGCTTAATAAAAGCAGCCTCTGCTAATACACTTGCTGTTCAAATTTTTTGGCACTTACTATTGTGTGTGTTCATTAGTTGTCTTAGAAAATTATCAGTTACAATTTTCTGTGCATTCTGAACCAACTTACATGACACTTCCTcagtttttgtgccctaaaacaatcTCATCAACTTGTAACTGTTGGTGAACCAAAATGCACCCGCCAATTTACTGTTACTTCATGTAAGTAGTATTAATCTGTCTGGTTTCTTCCTGCCTACATACACTACCTGTCTCATCTTCCTAAATGGGAGTGTAAGTCATTCTCTCAAATATTAAGTGATTAATGACAAAGCTTCGGAGGCACTCGaccatttttgttctttttctcaGTTCATGatagatttttatttaaaaaaatacatcttTGAAAGAGGTAGTAACTGAATCACTGAAAAAGAAATTTCAATATGGACTTGAAATTTCTGAAACAGGATCTTGCGTGACTAAGTCAGACAGCAATTTCTAATCAAGAactgtattatgaaaaggatatttgcCACTCGCCATATAGTGGTGCCGAGTCACAGGTAGGCATGacaaatattgttacattccatcccgcaTTCTCCATTGTTCAAGAACTATCATTGGCACACTGTACACTGTACATTAATCACATGAATTAGCACATGTCTCATTGTGGTTACTAACCATTATTGATGGAACTTTTTGGATAGAGAAGCAAGCCGTGTTAATATGAAGAGCTCGAATAGCAATCCAGTATTGTGAAAAGGAGGaatgctgaaaggtggaagaaatagtTTGGAAACTGTCATGAAAAGGGAATAACACAGACAAGACattttaggaagtctttcctgaaagtatttgagtGTAAATGAGTGTGGAAATGAAAGATAATAAACATTTAAGGACAAATGTAGGCCACATGCATTCTAGTACTTAAACATGTTTTTCTGATATTACAGCTGAAACAGTAAAACTTGGCTACTATGTGCAAAATAATGCTTGatattctgtgcaatttttgtttgaaaatgtgtcAACATACATTTAacgatttttgaatttttaattaccattgtttACATTGTTTATAGAAACAAATCtagcaataaaactggaatttcacagtttacatatgtgtAGGAGgctagtaaaatgtgtggaacagatTTTTTAAGGTCATAGTTgctgtgaaattaatttttcagttttgtgttacctgGGACTGCTCTATTTTTCTCATATATTTTAAAGGGGAATTTTTCTCAGAGAATAGATAATGGAAAAGTGCTGCACAAGCTTATTCAATAATTCTTAAGAACTATGCCAAATTTTGGTATGTTAGCATGTTAGCTttcatagttcctgagaaaagctACATAATAGCTCAAAAAAGTCAGTTTACAGCAATTTGCAttcagtttttatttcaatttttaagtgTACTGCTATACCTCTACTGATTAATGCTGTCCACATCCATAATCTTTCCCTTCTGTGTCTTCCTGTTGTAATCTCCTCCCCTGTCTACTTTGCctagacaacttctgcattttttcttctgttagCTGAGCTTTGTCCAGTCATGTTCCAATGCGTCTTAGTATCTTCAGTGTGAGTGCACCTGGATGGAAGCCTAGTATCTCCAGTCATTTAAGGATTAAGTGGCTTAAATAGTGTTTAATGGCTTGGTAGAGACCTGGCTAGTGATCTCTTCATCTGATTCTAATTTCCACAAAGCCCAAGGGACCAGATGTCTCATGCAGTCTAAGCCCCTTTGACCTAAAATCAGACATGCACATGACATTAATAGTGTACAAATGTTTCTAATCAGTTAACCTAAATCCACAGGACAACTCATCTTTGGCACTGT
This window encodes:
- the LOC126481217 gene encoding ubiquitin carboxyl-terminal hydrolase isozyme L3, encoding MPSKWQMVDVLGLDPELLPSVPRPALAIILLFPTSPKYEEHKTQQEEEVKEKGQTVSENVFYLKQVVENACGTIALIHSVANNTDKIQLGDGHLKQFLEDAQALNPDERGELLQKADGIINTHKQLALEGQTEAPDSSTPVNYHFVAFIHKDGSLYELDGRKSFPINHGPTTEDSFLEDAAKVCQQYMARDPDELHFTVVALTAAE